GTGACTCGATGCGTCACACAGTAAAGCGGGTAGCGGGGACAAACTTATCCGCAACTCGCCCGATCACGCACCGGGCACTGCGCCCGGTGCAGATTCAGCGCCGTGTTGATGATGCCGATATGGCTGAAGGCCTGGGGGAAGTTACCGAGCATGCGTTTACCCGCCGGGTCGTACTGTTCGGCCAGCAGGCCCAAGTCGTTGCACAGCCCGGTGAGCGTTTCATACAGCGCCTGGGCTTCTGCCTGCCGCCCCTGCAGCACATACACGTCGGCCAGCCAGAACGAGCACACCAGGAACGTGCCCTCGCCGGGCGTGAGGCCATCGCTGCAGCTGTCGCTGTCATACCGCAGCAGCAGGCCGTTGCGCAGCAAGCGTTGCTCTATCTGTTGCAGCGTGCGCATGAAGCGCGGATCGTCCGCCGGCAAAAACCCGGTCAGCGCGATGTGCAACAGGCTGGCGTCCAGCTCGCTGGAGCCGTAGGCCTGCACAAAATAATTGCCTTCAGGGTCCAGGCCTTTTTCGCACACCTCGCGGTGAATCTGGTCGGCCACTTGCCGGTAATGCCGGGCCCGCTCGCGGTCTTCTTCGGTAGTGTCCGCCAGGCTGGCGGCGCGGTCGAAGGCCACCCAGGCCATGACCTTGGAATGCACGAAATGCTGCGGCCCGCCGCGCACCTCCCAAATGCCTTCGTCCGCCTCGCGCCAGATGCGCTCCACGTAGGGCATGATCAGCCGCGCTATGGCCGCGCTGCGTGGCAAGCGCGGCAGGCCGCCCTTGATGGCCTGGGTCATGGCATCGGCCACTTCGCCATAGATATCCAGCTGGCGCTGCTGCGAAGCAGCGTTGCCCACGCGCACCGGTTGCGACTGCTCGTAACCGGCCAGCCAAGGCAAGGTGTATTCCTGCAGGTCGCGCTCCCCGGCAAGGCCGTACATGATCTGCATCTGTTCGGGGTTGCCGGCCACCGAGCGCAGCAGCCATTCGCGCCAGGCTTGGGCTTCATCGAAGTAGCCCAGGTTCATGAAGGCCAGCAAGGTCATGGTGGCATCGCGCAGCCAGCAGTAGCGGTAGTCCCAGTTGCGCTCCCCGGCCACACGTTCGGGCAGCGAGGTGGTGACGGCGGCGACGATGCCGCCGGTGGGCGCGTAGGTCATGGCCTTGAGGGTAAGCAGCGAGCGGCGTACCAGCGCCGTGTACGGCCCTACATCCGGGCAGCGGTCGGCGAAGGCTTGCCACTGTTCGGCCGTTCGCGACAGGGCCTGGTCAATGTCGCAATCGGGCTGCACCGGCAGGTGCGAGGGCTGGTGGCGCAGGCTGAACGTATGGCGCTCACCGGGGCGCACGCGAAAGCGGGCTGCGGTGTGGTGGTCGCGGGCGTGGGTGGCTACCGTGCTTTCCAGAATCAGGCGGTCGGGGCCGGCGACGGCGCTCAGGATGAGGGGGTCGAGCTTCTCTACCCACGGTACGCTGCGGCCGTAGTCAAAGCGCAGTACCAGGTCCATTTCGAAGTGGGTTTCGCCTGCCAGCCCTTCGACGATCCGCACCACGGAGTTGGCGTCGCCCAAGGGCATGAAGTCAAGCACCCGGGCGCGGCCGCTGGCGGTGACCCAGGTGGTTTCCAGCACCAGCGTATCGCCCCGGTACGCCCGGCTGACGTGTTCGACGGGGTCGCTGGGCGCCAGGCGCCAACGGCCGTTTTCGTCATTGCCCAAGAGTGCTGCGAACACGGCAGGGGCGTCGAAGCGTGGCAGGCACAGCCAGTCGATGGCGCCATCACGGCTGACCAGGGCGGCGCTGCGGCAGTTGCCGAGCAGGGCGTAGTCTTCGATGTGGGCCGGCATCTGGCCTCCTCTTTTTGTTCACCCCAAGCGGTGCCACTCACGCTTGTCCCGCGTCAGCAGCTCATCACCCGCCTCGGGGCCGTCTTCACCGGCCGGGTACTCATGCACCTCGCCCTCCTGAGCCCAGGCATCCAGAAACGGCTGCACCGCCCGCCAGCCGTTTTCAATGTTGTCGGCCCGCTGGAACAAGGTCTGGTCGCCGGTCAGGCAGTCGTAGATCAACGTTTCGTACCCCGTTGCCGGGGTCATCTTGAAGAAGTCCTTGTAGGCAAAGCCCAGCTCGACGTTCTCCATCACCAGCTCCGGCCCTGGCCGCTTGGCCTGCAGGTCGAACCACATGCCTTCGTTGGGCTGGATCTGGATTTTCAGGTAATTGGGCTTGGGCCGTTCCAGCTCCGACTCGCGGAACTGTGCGTAAGGCGCTGGCTTGAAGCAGATGGCGATTTCCGTGTCACGCACGCTCATGCGCTTACCGGTACGCAGGTAGAACGGCACCCCCGCCCAGCGCCAGTTGTCGATCATCACTTTGAGGGCTACGTAGGTCTCGGTCTTGCTGTCAGCCGCTACCTTGTCTTCTTCGCGGTAGCCCGGTAGCCGCTTGCGGCCCTGCTTGCCGGCAACGTACTGGCCACGCACGGAATTTTTCAGCGCCATTTTTGCCGACCACGGGCGTATCGCGCCGATCACCTTGGCCTTCTCGCCCCGCACTGCATCGGCGCCGAACGCTGCGGGCGGTTCCATGGCAACCATCGCCAACAACTGGAACAGGTGGTTGGGCACCATGTCACGCAGGGCGCCGGTGTTGTCGTAAAAGGCGCCGCGGGTTTCGACGCCAACCGTTTCGGCAGCGGTGATCTGCACGTGGTCGATGTAGTGGTTGTTCCAGAACGACTCGAACAGGCCGTTGGAGAAGCGGCTCACCAGAATGTTCTGCACCGTTTCTTTGCCCAGGTAATGATCGATGCGGTAGATCTGCCGCTCGCTCATCACCTTCAACAGGCAGGCATTGAGCTGCTCGGCGCTGGCCAGGTCGGTGCCGAACGGCTTCTCCACCACCACCCGGCGAAAGCCGCCGGCCGACTCGTCGAGCAGGCCGGCTTCGCCCAGGCGCTGGGCCACTTCGGGGAAAAAGCGCGGCGAGGTGGCCAGGTAGAAGATGGCATTGCCGTGGCGGGTGGCATCAATGCGCTTGCCCAGGGCGGCGTAGGTGGCCGGGTCGAGAAAGTCACCGGTCTGGTAATCCAGGCATTTGGCCAGGCGTGCCCACAGCTTTTCGTCCAGGCTCTTGGCCGTGTCACGCTCGCGCATGAACGCATGCAGGCGCTCGGCAAAATCCTGCGCCGTGGCCGGGTTGTGGTCGACGCCGACAATGCGCAGGTTGCGGTCCAGCAACCCGTCGCGGCTCAAGTTGTACAGCGCCGGCATCAGCAGGCGCTTGACCAGGTCACCGTTGGCGCCGAACAGGAACAGGGTGCAAGGCGGAGCAGCTGGAATGGTCTGTTTGGTCATGCGTCTTTCTTCTCGACGTGGCCACCGAAGCCCAGGCGCATGGCCGAGAGCACTTTGTCACCGTAGGTGCCCTGCTGCTGGCGCGAGCGGAAGCGGGCGAACAGCGCGCTGGACAGCACCGGCACCGGCACGGCCTGCTCCACGGCAGCATCGATGGTCCAGCGGCCCTCGCCACTGTCAGACACCGAACCGCTGAACTGCGCCAGCTGAGGGTCTGTGACCAATGCATCGGCGGTCAGGTCGAGCAGCCACGAAGTGACCACGCTGCCACGGCGCCACACTTCGGCAATCTCGGCCACGTTGAGGTCAAAGCGCTGGTCTTCAGGCAGCTCGTTGCCGCCCTTGCTGCGCAACAGGTCAAAGCCTTCGGCGTAAGCCTGCATCAGGCCGTACTCGATACCGTTGTGGATCATCTTCACGTAGTGCCCGGCGCCAGGCGGGCCGGCATGAATGTAGCCATGCTCGGCGCGCTGGTGCTCGCCTTCGCGGCCCTGGGTACGCGGGATATCGCCCACACCGGGGGCGAGTGCCTTGAACAGCGGCTCCAGGCGCTCGAACACGTCTTTTTCGCCGCCGATCATCATGCAGTAGCCCCGTTCCAGGCCCCACACGCCACCCGAGGTGCCCACGTCCAGGTAATGCAGGCCGCGCTTGGCCAGGTCGGCGGCACGGCGCATATCATCTTTATAGAAGGTGTTGCCGCCGTCGATGATCGCATCACCCGGCTCCAGCAGGTCGGCCAGTTGAACGATGGTCTGCTCGGTGGGCTCACCGGCGGGCAGCATGACCCACACTGCGCGCGGCGCCTTGAGTTTTTGCACCAGCGCGCCCAGGTCGTGCGCACCTTGTGCGCCCTCGCCTTCCAGCGCGGCAATGGCCTCACGGTTGCGGTCGTTGACCACGGTACGGTGTCCGGCGCGCATCAGGCGCCTTGCGATATTGCCGCCCATGCGGCCCAGCCCGACGATTCCCAGTTGCATGAGCCGATGCTCCCCTTTTGAAATGGATGACTACAGAGTTCAGCTGTTCAGATTAGTCCAGCACGCCGCCCGAGGGTTCAGCGACGAACGGCAAGACAACGTTAAACAAAAAAGTTCCCACCGGCGGCAAAAGAATTCAGAATGCGCGCCGCGTGAAGCGACTACGCTTTAACTGTCACCAGCCAAAACCGCGAGGTGTGCTCATGGGTAGCTTGATGCCTGCCACTCCAACCCAGACGCTGTATGTGTCCGTACGCCGTGATGAGCTGCGTCAATTGAAGGACGAACGCGACCAATTGCGCCAACAGGTCGCCCAGTTGCACCTGCTGCTGCAACAAGCGCGCACTGACGAAAAAGCCGTACGCCCCTGATTCACCCCCCTCCGCCTGTGGGAGCCTTGTTGCTCCCACCTCGCTGAAACCCTCGGCAAAAAACGCTTGAACTGGGAACGATTCGCATCTAAGGTGCGCGCTTTCTCCCGTCAACCTTGCCCGGGGCATTGTTTGCGATGCATGAAACCGATGCGACCATTGCGCTTGAGGAGCTCTACGACACCCAGCGCGGCTGGCTTCACAACTGGCTGAGGCGCTCGCTCGGTTGCTCGCAACAGGCCGCCGACCTGGCCCAGGACACGTTCGTACGCCTGCTGGTGCGCAACCAGCCGATCAGCGCCCAGGCGCCCCGTGCCCTGCTGGCGCGCATTGCCCGCGGCCTGGTGGTGGACCATTGGCGCCGCGACGCCCTGCAACGGGCCTACCTGCAAACCTTGGCGCAACTGCCCGAGGCCAGCTACCCGTCGCCCGAGGTGCGCCATGAAGCACTGCAATGCCTGGAGCAGGTTGCGCAACTGCTGGATGGTTTGAAACCGTCGGTGCGCGAAGCTTTTCTGCTGTATCAACTGAGCGGCCTGACGTACGCAGAAATTGCCGAACAGCTCGGCGTGTCCAGCCGCACCGTCGAACGGCATGTGGCCAGCGCCTTGCTGCATTGCTACCGGGCCTGCTTCGAGTGAGCGCCACGGCCGAGCGCCTGCCCGACAGCATCGTGCGCATGGCCATCGAGTGGCAGATGCGCCTGCGCGCCAACCCGGCCAATGTCGAGCTGTTCAGCCAGTGCCAGGCCTGGCGCCTGCGCGATGCCCGGCATGAATTGGCCTGGCAGCGCATGCAGCAGGTCAGTGGGCATTTCCATAACGGGCACCTGCCCGACGCCGCACGTACCGCTTCGGTGCTGCGCCAGGCCGATGTCGACCTGAGTCGCCGGCGCACCCTCAAACTGCTCGGCATCGGCCTGGCCGCCGGCGGCACCACGTTGCTGATCGGCCACGCGCCACCGGCCTGGCGCAGCGACCTGGCCACCGCCGTGGGCGAACGCCGCCAGCTGCGGCTGGACGGTAACCTGGATGTGCAACTGAACACCGACAGCGCCATTGACGTGCAAGGCCGCGACATTGTGCTGCGCTCGGGCG
The genomic region above belongs to Pseudomonas sp. PSKL.D1 and contains:
- a CDS encoding DUF6026 family protein, with product MGSLMPATPTQTLYVSVRRDELRQLKDERDQLRQQVAQLHLLLQQARTDEKAVRP
- a CDS encoding sigma-70 family RNA polymerase sigma factor, translating into MHETDATIALEELYDTQRGWLHNWLRRSLGCSQQAADLAQDTFVRLLVRNQPISAQAPRALLARIARGLVVDHWRRDALQRAYLQTLAQLPEASYPSPEVRHEALQCLEQVAQLLDGLKPSVREAFLLYQLSGLTYAEIAEQLGVSSRTVERHVASALLHCYRACFE
- the zwf gene encoding glucose-6-phosphate dehydrogenase, yielding MTKQTIPAAPPCTLFLFGANGDLVKRLLMPALYNLSRDGLLDRNLRIVGVDHNPATAQDFAERLHAFMRERDTAKSLDEKLWARLAKCLDYQTGDFLDPATYAALGKRIDATRHGNAIFYLATSPRFFPEVAQRLGEAGLLDESAGGFRRVVVEKPFGTDLASAEQLNACLLKVMSERQIYRIDHYLGKETVQNILVSRFSNGLFESFWNNHYIDHVQITAAETVGVETRGAFYDNTGALRDMVPNHLFQLLAMVAMEPPAAFGADAVRGEKAKVIGAIRPWSAKMALKNSVRGQYVAGKQGRKRLPGYREEDKVAADSKTETYVALKVMIDNWRWAGVPFYLRTGKRMSVRDTEIAICFKPAPYAQFRESELERPKPNYLKIQIQPNEGMWFDLQAKRPGPELVMENVELGFAYKDFFKMTPATGYETLIYDCLTGDQTLFQRADNIENGWRAVQPFLDAWAQEGEVHEYPAGEDGPEAGDELLTRDKREWHRLG
- the gnd gene encoding phosphogluconate dehydrogenase (NAD(+)-dependent, decarboxylating), whose amino-acid sequence is MQLGIVGLGRMGGNIARRLMRAGHRTVVNDRNREAIAALEGEGAQGAHDLGALVQKLKAPRAVWVMLPAGEPTEQTIVQLADLLEPGDAIIDGGNTFYKDDMRRAADLAKRGLHYLDVGTSGGVWGLERGYCMMIGGEKDVFERLEPLFKALAPGVGDIPRTQGREGEHQRAEHGYIHAGPPGAGHYVKMIHNGIEYGLMQAYAEGFDLLRSKGGNELPEDQRFDLNVAEIAEVWRRGSVVTSWLLDLTADALVTDPQLAQFSGSVSDSGEGRWTIDAAVEQAVPVPVLSSALFARFRSRQQQGTYGDKVLSAMRLGFGGHVEKKDA
- a CDS encoding glycoside hydrolase family 15 protein, encoding MPAHIEDYALLGNCRSAALVSRDGAIDWLCLPRFDAPAVFAALLGNDENGRWRLAPSDPVEHVSRAYRGDTLVLETTWVTASGRARVLDFMPLGDANSVVRIVEGLAGETHFEMDLVLRFDYGRSVPWVEKLDPLILSAVAGPDRLILESTVATHARDHHTAARFRVRPGERHTFSLRHQPSHLPVQPDCDIDQALSRTAEQWQAFADRCPDVGPYTALVRRSLLTLKAMTYAPTGGIVAAVTTSLPERVAGERNWDYRYCWLRDATMTLLAFMNLGYFDEAQAWREWLLRSVAGNPEQMQIMYGLAGERDLQEYTLPWLAGYEQSQPVRVGNAASQQRQLDIYGEVADAMTQAIKGGLPRLPRSAAIARLIMPYVERIWREADEGIWEVRGGPQHFVHSKVMAWVAFDRAASLADTTEEDRERARHYRQVADQIHREVCEKGLDPEGNYFVQAYGSSELDASLLHIALTGFLPADDPRFMRTLQQIEQRLLRNGLLLRYDSDSCSDGLTPGEGTFLVCSFWLADVYVLQGRQAEAQALYETLTGLCNDLGLLAEQYDPAGKRMLGNFPQAFSHIGIINTALNLHRAQCPVRDRASCG